In the Streptomyces fradiae ATCC 10745 = DSM 40063 genome, one interval contains:
- a CDS encoding FecCD family ABC transporter permease, translating into MNLLRGRLPLVLLLAAALAAAFGGLVAGRAVGPSGVADVLAGGGDPTARHVVLNLRLPRTLVALVAGACLGVAGTVLQSALRNPLAGPEVTGVTPGAVLGAVAATGLGIAGWRSPAAVVAAACVGGFAGAGLLWLLAGRDRGDPARTAVHGVLVSAVLSGLTAMVLLVAPGELGSVVQWLVGSTEGRVWTHWALLWPWALVWGGAAWLLAVPLTLLRCGDEQAAAAGLSAGRARLAALACAVALTAGAVSVVGALGFVGLLVPHLALALFGADLRYTVPGAALTGAAVVGGADAAAQWLSRLLGPALGSDRLSIPAGALTTCVGAALLLIVARRRKDPT; encoded by the coding sequence GTGAACCTCCTCCGAGGCCGACTGCCCCTCGTCCTGCTGCTCGCCGCCGCCCTCGCCGCCGCCTTCGGCGGGCTCGTCGCCGGACGCGCCGTCGGGCCGTCCGGCGTGGCCGATGTGCTGGCCGGCGGCGGCGACCCCACCGCCCGGCACGTCGTGCTGAACCTGCGCCTGCCCCGTACCCTCGTCGCCCTCGTCGCCGGCGCCTGCCTCGGCGTGGCCGGCACCGTGCTCCAGTCCGCGCTGCGCAACCCGCTCGCCGGGCCCGAGGTCACCGGCGTGACGCCCGGCGCCGTGCTCGGCGCGGTGGCCGCGACGGGGCTGGGCATCGCCGGGTGGCGCTCACCCGCCGCCGTGGTGGCCGCCGCGTGCGTGGGCGGGTTCGCCGGGGCCGGCCTGCTGTGGCTGCTCGCCGGGCGGGACCGGGGCGACCCGGCGCGCACGGCCGTGCACGGCGTCCTCGTGTCGGCCGTGCTGTCCGGGCTCACCGCCATGGTGCTGCTGGTCGCCCCCGGCGAACTGGGCAGCGTCGTGCAGTGGCTGGTGGGCTCCACCGAGGGGCGGGTGTGGACCCACTGGGCGCTGCTGTGGCCGTGGGCGCTCGTCTGGGGCGGCGCGGCGTGGCTGCTGGCCGTCCCGCTGACCCTGCTGCGGTGCGGTGACGAGCAGGCCGCCGCCGCCGGGCTGAGCGCCGGCCGCGCCCGGCTGGCCGCGCTGGCCTGCGCGGTGGCCCTGACCGCCGGGGCGGTGTCGGTCGTGGGCGCGCTGGGCTTCGTCGGACTGCTCGTCCCGCACCTGGCCCTCGCGCTGTTCGGCGCGGACCTGCGGTACACCGTGCCGGGCGCGGCCCTGACCGGCGCGGCCGTGGTGGGCGGCGCCGACGCCGCCGCGCAGTGGCTCTCCCGGCTCCTCGGCCCCGCCCTGGGCTCGGACCGGCTGAGCATCCCGGCCGGTGCGCTGACCACCTGCGTGGGTGCGGCGCTGCTGCTGATCGTGGCTCGACGACGGAAGGATCCGACATGA
- the amiA gene encoding streptamidine family RiPP: MEQQSVFSPIAEQGQLAHLSATHSNALVENPFDEVAEADADK, encoded by the coding sequence ATGGAGCAGCAGAGCGTGTTCTCGCCGATCGCCGAGCAGGGCCAGCTCGCCCACCTCTCCGCGACCCACTCCAACGCCCTCGTCGAGAACCCCTTCGACGAGGTGGCCGAGGCGGACGCGGACAAGTAG